A window from Thiosulfatimonas sediminis encodes these proteins:
- a CDS encoding ABC transporter ATP-binding protein has protein sequence MKLNTVKECLLEAKKLAGAHGKNRVFSDIDLQLKQGEVVALLGPNGCGKTTLLRTLLGLHPKTAGEVFVRGESFERIKPQQRARLLSYVPQYHKMAFAYPVLEMVLMAAYGEKAPWLQASAEQVDGAKRALAWMGIEHLATKPYTQLSGGQRQMVLIARAYAQNTPMIMMDEPTNGLDYGNQIKLLQRVEALADAGKTVLMTTHHPEHALQCASRAMTMKNGRLIANGCPHKVLNPASIRELYELCETEMPSCLRTA, from the coding sequence ATGAAATTAAACACTGTTAAAGAGTGCCTTCTTGAAGCTAAAAAATTGGCGGGGGCACATGGGAAAAATAGGGTTTTTAGCGATATTGATTTGCAATTAAAACAGGGCGAGGTGGTGGCTTTGCTTGGTCCGAACGGTTGCGGTAAAACGACTTTATTACGTACTTTGCTTGGGTTACATCCTAAAACGGCCGGCGAGGTGTTTGTTCGAGGCGAGTCTTTCGAGCGCATCAAGCCGCAGCAAAGGGCGCGATTACTAAGCTATGTTCCGCAATATCATAAAATGGCGTTTGCTTATCCGGTTTTGGAGATGGTTTTAATGGCCGCCTACGGTGAGAAAGCGCCTTGGTTGCAGGCGTCTGCCGAGCAAGTCGATGGCGCGAAACGGGCCTTAGCATGGATGGGGATTGAACACTTGGCCACCAAACCTTATACCCAACTCTCCGGTGGTCAGCGGCAGATGGTGTTAATTGCCCGCGCCTATGCGCAAAATACGCCGATGATTATGATGGACGAGCCGACTAACGGCTTAGATTACGGTAATCAAATCAAACTCTTGCAAAGGGTCGAAGCACTGGCGGATGCCGGCAAAACCGTGTTGATGACCACGCATCATCCTGAGCATGCACTGCAGTGCGCTTCGCGCGCTATGACCATGAAAAATGGTCGTTTAATTGCCAATGGTTGTCCGCATAAGGTTTTAAATCCGGCGAGCATTCGCGAACTTTACGAGCTTTGCGAAACTGAAATGCCCTCCTGTTTAAGAACCGCTTAA
- a CDS encoding ABC transporter substrate-binding protein, with the protein MFVSKIIKPRKQPLFAAKKRVQSWWLMATLSGTVFGGALLAQSAQAQDAPMPSCQINSEAQRVYGANPIVTYMLVAMAPQKLMGWNFPVSPQAKGIFPDALFAKPIIGGWFGQGRTPNMEVLLAGRPQLIVMSDAMVDSKRQQLLQQMDVPVCYLTLNRLDDFPDSFRRLGEWLHNPQRGEQLAQAMEQLLAQQSRLKALLQERNIALKSVYYAQDPNGLASECRGSIHAEVIPWAGAVNPHLCPAEQSRFGKVAINIEQLLKYDPDAIVTQERAFYDKVYQMPNWQGLKAVQNKQVFFAPQTPFRWLDRPPSFMRILAAQWLMQKLYPHVAQIAALDTVQTTQDFFKLFFQVELSREQAQTLLEGGQLS; encoded by the coding sequence ATGTTCGTTTCTAAAATCATTAAACCGCGCAAACAACCCCTGTTTGCCGCGAAAAAACGGGTGCAATCTTGGTGGTTGATGGCCACTTTAAGCGGCACGGTTTTCGGCGGCGCACTGCTTGCCCAGTCGGCACAAGCGCAAGATGCGCCTATGCCGTCTTGCCAAATCAACAGCGAGGCGCAGCGCGTTTACGGCGCTAACCCGATTGTCACCTATATGCTGGTGGCGATGGCACCACAAAAGCTGATGGGATGGAATTTTCCGGTGTCGCCGCAGGCGAAAGGGATTTTTCCCGATGCGCTGTTTGCTAAGCCGATTATCGGCGGCTGGTTCGGTCAGGGCAGAACGCCGAATATGGAAGTGCTGCTTGCCGGTCGTCCGCAACTGATTGTGATGTCGGACGCGATGGTGGATTCCAAACGGCAACAGCTCTTGCAGCAAATGGACGTGCCGGTTTGTTATCTGACTTTGAATCGTTTGGACGATTTCCCTGATAGTTTTCGTCGTTTAGGGGAGTGGTTGCACAATCCGCAAAGAGGCGAGCAGTTGGCGCAAGCGATGGAGCAGCTTTTGGCGCAACAAAGTCGTTTAAAAGCCTTGTTACAAGAGCGAAATATTGCCTTGAAAAGCGTGTATTACGCGCAAGATCCGAATGGGTTGGCATCGGAATGCCGCGGTTCGATTCATGCCGAAGTGATACCTTGGGCGGGGGCGGTCAATCCGCATCTCTGTCCGGCCGAACAATCACGTTTCGGCAAGGTCGCCATCAATATTGAGCAACTGCTGAAATACGACCCCGATGCGATCGTGACCCAAGAGCGCGCCTTTTACGACAAGGTTTATCAGATGCCGAATTGGCAAGGCCTAAAAGCCGTGCAGAACAAACAGGTGTTTTTTGCCCCGCAAACCCCGTTTCGCTGGTTGGACCGCCCGCCGTCGTTTATGCGCATTTTAGCGGCGCAGTGGCTAATGCAAAAACTCTATCCGCACGTGGCGCAGATTGCCGCGCTGGACACCGTGCAAACGACACAAGACTTTTTCAAATTATTTTTCCAAGTCGAGTTAAGCCGCGAACAAGCGCAAACTTTGCTGGAAGGAGGACAGCTATCATGA
- the folD gene encoding bifunctional methylenetetrahydrofolate dehydrogenase/methenyltetrahydrofolate cyclohydrolase FolD: protein MSAKILDGKAIALELRESIRAEVDRQVAAGKPRPGLAVIMVGDDPASAVYVRNKKIACEKAGFNDVSEVLPAQTTQQEVLALIDKLNADESVHGIIVQLPVPAHIDPEEIIERISPCKDVDGFHPYNVGRLATRMPIMAPCTPHGVMTMLAKTGIQLRGLDAVVVGASNIVGVPQLLELLNERATVTVCHSATKNLAHKVAQADLVVVGVGIPEMVKGDWIKPGAIVIDVGINRMDDGRLVGDVEFEVAKEHASWITPVPGGVGPMTIATLLENTMKVAYHLDCKAK, encoded by the coding sequence ATGTCAGCAAAAATTTTGGATGGAAAAGCGATTGCTTTAGAATTGCGTGAGTCGATTCGCGCAGAAGTTGATCGTCAGGTTGCGGCAGGTAAGCCGCGTCCTGGTCTTGCGGTGATTATGGTCGGTGACGATCCGGCTTCGGCGGTCTATGTGCGCAATAAAAAGATTGCGTGCGAAAAGGCCGGGTTTAATGATGTTTCAGAAGTGTTACCGGCGCAAACAACACAACAAGAAGTACTTGCCCTGATTGATAAGTTGAATGCTGATGAGAGTGTACACGGAATCATTGTGCAACTTCCTGTTCCGGCGCATATTGATCCGGAAGAAATTATTGAGCGCATTAGTCCTTGCAAAGATGTGGATGGTTTTCATCCATATAATGTTGGGCGTTTAGCCACACGTATGCCGATTATGGCACCATGTACCCCGCACGGAGTTATGACGATGTTGGCTAAAACGGGCATTCAACTGCGTGGATTGGATGCAGTAGTGGTTGGGGCGTCGAACATTGTTGGGGTGCCGCAATTGTTGGAGTTGCTTAACGAGCGTGCTACGGTCACCGTTTGTCACAGTGCCACCAAAAATTTGGCGCACAAAGTTGCTCAAGCGGATTTGGTTGTGGTCGGTGTGGGGATTCCAGAGATGGTCAAGGGCGATTGGATAAAACCGGGCGCCATCGTTATTGATGTTGGGATTAATCGTATGGACGATGGCCGCTTAGTCGGAGATGTTGAATTTGAGGTGGCTAAAGAGCACGCCAGTTGGATTACACCGGTTCCGGGTGGTGTTGGCCCTATGACAATTGCCACGCTTTTGGAAAACACCATGAAAGTGGCTTACCATTTGGATTGCAAAGCGAAATAA
- a CDS encoding ABC transporter ATP-binding protein, producing MRIYAQAEKSAKVDLANRTYSWQRIYDLVLQHKPALVKAHFIALFAMLATVPLPLLLPILVDEVLLDKPGFIVNTLNTWVAPEWHGAIYYIVAITLITILLRILGLVFGVWQMMQFTLISKEVTYQIRRDLLARVQNVSMSQYESMGSGSVSATMVNDVNTIDSFLGSTVGKIIIAVFTLVGTTAVLLWLHWQLALFILLMNPVVIYLTMRLGQKVKHLKRNENNALDIFQQSLTETLDALQQIRAANQDRAFFDRIRGQAQNIRQHSEAYTWKSDAASRFSFMVFLIGFDIFRGVSMLMVVFSDLSIGQMMAVFGYLWFMMGPVQEILAIQYSYSAASGALSRINDVLDLQQEPRFNNQHNPFKNPQPIALDVSGLSFHYQGKEQPVLNHLSFTIHPGEKLALVGASGGGKTTLVQLLLGFYQPDQGEIRYGNVPLAQIGQETVRNHVATVLQQPALFNQSIRFNLTLGRDLPDEQLWQALQQAQLADKINELEQGLETIVGRNGIKLSGGQRQRLAIARMILQDPKVVIMDEATSALDMQTERQLYQDLAPFLAGRTTLIVAHRLSSIRQADRILVFEDGQIIESGSHDELMQNQGTYHTLYR from the coding sequence ATGCGCATCTATGCACAGGCAGAAAAATCAGCCAAAGTCGATTTGGCCAACCGCACTTACAGTTGGCAACGCATCTATGACCTTGTTCTACAACATAAACCAGCTTTAGTAAAAGCGCATTTTATTGCCCTGTTTGCGATGTTAGCCACAGTGCCTTTGCCACTTTTATTGCCAATACTGGTCGATGAAGTGCTGCTTGATAAGCCGGGATTTATTGTCAATACGCTAAACACTTGGGTTGCGCCGGAATGGCATGGGGCTATTTACTATATTGTGGCCATCACCCTCATTACTATCTTGCTGCGGATTTTGGGGCTGGTGTTTGGGGTTTGGCAAATGATGCAATTCACCCTTATCTCCAAAGAAGTCACCTATCAAATCCGCCGTGATTTATTAGCGCGAGTACAAAATGTCTCCATGTCGCAGTATGAAAGCATGGGCAGCGGCTCCGTTTCGGCAACCATGGTCAATGATGTCAACACCATCGATAGTTTTTTGGGCAGCACTGTCGGCAAAATCATTATTGCGGTTTTTACTTTAGTTGGCACCACTGCAGTATTGCTGTGGCTACATTGGCAGTTAGCACTTTTTATTCTATTAATGAATCCTGTGGTTATCTACCTAACGATGCGATTGGGTCAGAAAGTCAAACACCTAAAACGCAATGAGAACAATGCGCTGGATATTTTCCAACAGTCTTTAACCGAAACGCTAGACGCATTACAACAAATACGTGCCGCCAATCAAGATCGTGCATTTTTTGACCGTATTCGTGGGCAAGCACAAAATATCCGCCAGCATTCCGAAGCCTATACTTGGAAAAGTGATGCCGCCAGCCGTTTTTCATTTATGGTCTTTCTGATTGGTTTTGATATTTTCCGTGGCGTGAGTATGTTAATGGTTGTCTTCTCCGATTTGTCTATCGGGCAGATGATGGCTGTATTCGGTTACCTATGGTTTATGATGGGGCCGGTACAAGAAATTCTTGCGATTCAATACAGCTACAGTGCCGCCAGCGGTGCTTTAAGCCGTATCAATGACGTCCTCGATTTACAGCAAGAACCGCGCTTTAATAACCAACACAACCCTTTTAAGAACCCACAACCCATCGCTCTTGACGTATCTGGGCTCAGCTTTCACTACCAAGGTAAAGAACAGCCGGTACTCAATCATCTTAGCTTTACCATTCATCCGGGCGAAAAACTCGCTTTAGTTGGCGCAAGTGGTGGTGGCAAAACAACATTGGTACAGCTACTACTTGGTTTTTATCAACCCGATCAAGGCGAAATCCGTTATGGCAATGTGCCTCTCGCGCAAATCGGTCAAGAAACCGTGCGTAATCACGTCGCAACCGTATTGCAGCAACCGGCACTCTTTAATCAAAGTATTCGTTTTAACTTAACTTTAGGACGAGATTTGCCGGACGAGCAACTTTGGCAAGCTTTACAGCAAGCACAATTGGCAGACAAAATTAACGAATTGGAGCAAGGTCTAGAAACCATTGTCGGGCGTAACGGAATTAAACTTTCCGGTGGGCAACGTCAACGCCTAGCCATCGCAAGAATGATTCTACAAGACCCGAAAGTGGTGATTATGGATGAAGCGACATCGGCGTTAGATATGCAAACAGAACGCCAACTATATCAAGATTTAGCGCCATTTTTAGCCGGACGTACCACCCTTATTGTGGCGCACCGCTTAAGTTCAATTCGTCAAGCAGATCGCATTTTAGTATTTGAAGATGGGCAGATTATCGAAAGCGGTAGTCATGATGAATTAATGCAAAATCAAGGGACTTACCATACTCTCTATCGTTAG
- a CDS encoding PilZ domain-containing protein: MENLSISNQERRISKRRSIRVPCQIICDGVQVKATLVDISEEGVGFVTAMPLLHTWRKIELLVDNAHIPNQEHLLRLRIEIKNQSHDSFAARFGAHLKEIPQEYLRFFQRLFSSKRQSHFRQAFSHFAAAEI; this comes from the coding sequence ATGGAAAATTTATCTATCAGCAATCAAGAACGACGTATCTCTAAACGGCGTTCAATTCGTGTTCCCTGTCAAATTATCTGTGACGGAGTGCAAGTCAAAGCAACGCTGGTCGATATCAGTGAGGAAGGAGTTGGATTTGTCACGGCCATGCCGTTGTTACACACTTGGCGTAAGATTGAACTGCTCGTTGATAACGCTCATATCCCAAACCAAGAGCACTTACTAAGATTGAGAATTGAGATAAAAAATCAATCGCATGACTCCTTTGCTGCGCGCTTTGGTGCTCACTTGAAAGAAATTCCTCAAGAATACCTACGTTTTTTTCAGCGTCTGTTTAGTAGCAAAAGGCAATCTCACTTTCGGCAAGCTTTTAGCCATTTTGCCGCGGCCGAAATTTAA
- a CDS encoding LLM class flavin-dependent oxidoreductase yields MRSKPIQLGAMLHITPQLGQSAAQTYQSFTDLVQDLDHLGFDHAWVTEHHFNDMSLTPAPTQIMGHLLAKTERIQVGAAALLVGFHNPIAVAEQLAVLDRLYPRRVLCGFAKGGPFESQNSAFKADKDLSRSRMLEALPAMLELWQEQGACTHHGEHFQWQQLNLQPNAEITAQQLFVASGDAQTIAMAVQNGLGLMAAQFWDFDKIQQQITLYKRHAETYFSKPKPPRMMAARGLFMDRNAAVAKQQALEHIRSFREQKAKHWGKAPGPMAKLQPEEMLERMLCGTPEEVMDKVIHLLHNGVTDLVLNPLTQNHCLRTEQLHWFYNEIWQNLPNHTFAKSMAS; encoded by the coding sequence ATGAGAAGCAAACCGATTCAATTGGGTGCAATGCTGCATATTACGCCGCAGCTTGGACAGTCTGCGGCGCAGACCTATCAGAGCTTTACCGATTTAGTGCAAGATCTCGACCACTTAGGATTTGACCATGCTTGGGTCACCGAACACCATTTTAACGACATGAGTCTGACCCCAGCACCCACGCAGATTATGGGGCATTTATTGGCCAAAACCGAACGCATTCAAGTGGGGGCGGCGGCTTTGTTGGTCGGGTTTCATAATCCGATTGCGGTCGCCGAACAGCTGGCCGTGTTGGACAGGCTCTATCCTCGGCGAGTGTTATGCGGTTTTGCCAAAGGCGGCCCGTTTGAATCGCAAAACAGTGCCTTTAAGGCAGATAAGGATTTAAGCCGTTCACGCATGTTGGAGGCGCTTCCGGCGATGTTAGAACTGTGGCAAGAGCAGGGTGCTTGTACTCATCACGGCGAGCATTTTCAATGGCAGCAGCTTAATTTACAGCCTAATGCCGAAATTACTGCGCAACAGCTGTTTGTAGCCAGCGGCGATGCGCAGACCATTGCCATGGCGGTGCAGAACGGTTTGGGGTTAATGGCGGCGCAATTTTGGGATTTTGACAAAATTCAGCAACAGATTACGCTTTATAAACGCCATGCCGAAACCTATTTTTCTAAACCAAAACCGCCGCGGATGATGGCGGCACGCGGCTTGTTTATGGATAGAAATGCGGCGGTCGCTAAACAGCAAGCACTGGAGCATATTCGCAGTTTCCGCGAGCAGAAAGCCAAGCATTGGGGCAAAGCACCGGGGCCTATGGCCAAGTTGCAGCCAGAGGAGATGTTGGAGCGCATGCTGTGCGGCACGCCGGAGGAAGTCATGGATAAGGTGATTCATCTTTTGCACAACGGGGTGACTGATCTGGTGCTTAATCCATTGACGCAAAATCATTGTTTGCGTACCGAGCAGTTACATTGGTTCTATAACGAAATTTGGCAAAATTTACCCAATCATACCTTTGCCAAATCCATGGCAAGTTAG
- a CDS encoding TlpA family protein disulfide reductase, giving the protein MMRNGKLLFNYLMVFWGLWFPVHAANFSLNSGTEEITVNTFNASQPDTHKPLLIWFTEGYAERNTFKHLIQRLNDEGYDIWQIDLLESYFIERTPTNIRQLKGDGVAAVLSHAQQQKRPFVPISSGRMSLVLLRGIRLWQLADTPSDGYGQMQQTVLFFPNLYNAPEKAGDAPKFFPIVSASSLPITVVQPSEGTFQWKLPELVNALNVHNSQVTLVSVPKVRDWYFLSRDATEIEKRASEKLVTDLGQWLSISQPNANRRFAPEKQLALAQVTERKKGLIAIEARPASDFSLKDINGETLMFSEKRGKVILLNFWASWCPPCVKEIPSMNRLAESFDAEKFEIVSVNFKESPQSIRDFLKQVQVDFPVLIDQDGKTSAEYEIFSFPSSFLIDANGQIRYSVNAAIEWDDEQIKQQIQALIQQNP; this is encoded by the coding sequence ATGATGCGTAATGGAAAGTTACTTTTCAACTACCTCATGGTTTTCTGGGGATTATGGTTTCCCGTGCACGCCGCAAATTTCTCATTAAACAGCGGCACAGAAGAAATCACCGTCAACACATTTAACGCATCCCAGCCCGATACACACAAACCGCTGCTAATCTGGTTCACCGAAGGCTATGCCGAGCGCAACACGTTCAAACACCTTATTCAGCGATTAAATGACGAAGGCTACGACATCTGGCAAATCGACCTGCTCGAATCTTATTTTATTGAACGCACTCCGACGAACATCCGCCAATTAAAAGGCGATGGCGTTGCCGCGGTTTTAAGTCATGCGCAACAGCAAAAGAGACCCTTCGTGCCGATTAGCAGCGGACGCATGAGTCTCGTCCTATTGCGCGGTATTCGCCTATGGCAGCTGGCGGACACGCCTTCGGACGGCTATGGTCAGATGCAACAAACCGTGCTGTTCTTCCCCAACCTCTACAATGCACCGGAAAAAGCCGGCGACGCGCCGAAATTCTTCCCGATTGTCAGCGCCAGCAGCTTACCGATTACCGTCGTGCAACCCAGCGAAGGCACCTTCCAATGGAAACTGCCAGAACTGGTCAACGCCTTAAATGTCCATAACAGCCAAGTCACGCTCGTATCGGTGCCGAAAGTGCGCGACTGGTACTTCTTAAGCCGAGATGCGACCGAAATCGAAAAACGCGCCAGCGAAAAACTGGTTACCGATCTGGGACAATGGCTCAGCATCTCGCAACCGAACGCCAACCGCCGTTTTGCACCCGAAAAACAGCTGGCCTTAGCGCAAGTGACTGAACGGAAAAAAGGCCTGATCGCCATAGAAGCGCGCCCTGCCAGCGACTTCTCGCTAAAGGACATTAACGGCGAAACACTGATGTTTTCCGAAAAGCGCGGCAAAGTGATTTTGTTGAATTTCTGGGCAAGTTGGTGCCCGCCGTGCGTCAAAGAGATTCCGTCGATGAATCGCTTGGCAGAGTCTTTTGACGCTGAAAAATTTGAAATCGTCTCGGTTAACTTTAAAGAATCGCCGCAAAGCATTCGCGACTTTCTCAAACAAGTACAAGTCGATTTTCCGGTATTGATCGACCAAGACGGCAAAACCTCGGCCGAATATGAAATCTTCTCCTTCCCGAGCTCCTTCCTTATCGACGCCAACGGTCAAATCCGCTACTCGGTTAATGCCGCGATTGAATGGGATGACGAACAAATCAAGCAGCAGATACAAGCATTGATTCAGCAAAACCCATAA
- a CDS encoding FecCD family ABC transporter permease, protein MNERLNGTRFSSRTILVLLALLLLASGLLSLSMGRYDFAPLGSLAELLKHFGWLSGQADPIMVSILMDVRLPRVLAAMTIGAALAISGAAFQALFMNPLVSPGILGVLSGAAFGASLGILLSEEIWVMQLLTFIFGLLAVGIALLLAKGELKQNMIILVLGGMITGALFSAFLSIIKYVADPYSKLPAITYWLMGSLANVNGDLLYWLIPFVLLGMLMLVLNAHVLNVLSLGDDEARTLGVAVERKRILIIVVATFLSALTVTLGGMIGWVGLVIPHIVRLLLGADNRLLLPASALLGAIYLVWVDNLARMAISIEIPLGILTALIGLPVFAWALKNAKKGWQN, encoded by the coding sequence ATGAATGAACGGTTAAATGGTACAAGATTTTCTTCGCGGACGATCTTAGTTTTGCTGGCGCTTTTACTGCTCGCCAGCGGATTGCTTTCGTTAAGCATGGGGCGTTACGATTTTGCCCCGCTGGGCAGTTTGGCGGAGTTATTAAAGCATTTCGGTTGGCTTTCCGGCCAAGCGGATCCGATCATGGTCAGTATTCTGATGGATGTGCGTCTGCCGCGTGTTTTGGCGGCAATGACCATTGGTGCGGCCTTGGCAATCAGCGGTGCCGCGTTTCAGGCCTTGTTTATGAATCCGCTGGTGTCTCCGGGCATTCTTGGCGTTCTCTCCGGCGCGGCTTTCGGTGCTTCCTTAGGGATTTTGCTTTCCGAAGAGATTTGGGTGATGCAATTACTCACTTTTATTTTCGGCCTCTTAGCCGTGGGCATTGCTTTGCTGTTGGCTAAGGGCGAGCTTAAGCAGAATATGATTATTTTGGTACTCGGCGGCATGATTACCGGCGCGCTGTTTAGCGCCTTTTTGTCGATTATCAAATACGTTGCCGACCCTTACAGCAAATTGCCGGCAATTACCTATTGGCTGATGGGCTCGCTTGCGAATGTGAACGGCGATCTGTTGTATTGGTTAATTCCGTTCGTCTTGCTCGGCATGCTGATGCTGGTACTCAATGCTCATGTGCTAAATGTGCTGAGTTTAGGCGATGATGAAGCCAGAACACTTGGCGTTGCTGTCGAGAGAAAACGCATTCTAATTATCGTGGTTGCGACTTTTCTCAGTGCTTTAACGGTAACGCTGGGCGGCATGATCGGCTGGGTCGGTTTGGTGATTCCGCACATCGTGCGCCTGCTGCTGGGCGCGGATAATCGTCTATTGCTACCGGCGTCGGCTCTACTGGGCGCTATCTATCTTGTCTGGGTTGATAATTTGGCGAGGATGGCCATTAGTATCGAAATCCCGCTAGGGATTCTAACCGCTTTAATAGGCTTGCCGGTGTTTGCTTGGGCGCTCAAAAACGCCAAAAAAGGCTGGCAAAACTAA
- a CDS encoding MBL fold metallo-hydrolase codes for MFTHNFPFTFTSRTSLLILTIGIFGSHTVYSAEDAYDRGLKAYQAELHALEKRLGYIGPRLPIPALQPIAPDVYMAVGSQIWGTRNNFGFNNNMTAVVFQDGVFVYNAGPNEPVAYAFHMQLKAITDKPVKWVAIENHQGHANMGASYWHDIGVKNIYSQQQATAEFHENFPAQKKRYMAASGNVINQHSQDVTAAYTTFAERLSIDVGNGETVELINYGGGHTPTMTGAIVPSKKLVFTGDLGFNQRVPGLFKGGSYREWIRSFDKMEQTVAGYFPLTEAIVIPGHGTAADMATIRRQTVGYFEDMAGKIQKVIAEGGDLNAAKTIDQSAHKDRPVFSQLAEPNAEFIYQELIQQTAH; via the coding sequence ATGTTTACGCATAACTTTCCATTTACATTCACCAGCCGCACAAGCCTGCTTATCTTAACCATCGGTATTTTTGGTAGTCACACCGTATACAGTGCTGAGGACGCTTATGATAGAGGTCTAAAGGCTTATCAAGCTGAACTACACGCCCTTGAAAAACGGTTAGGCTACATAGGTCCGCGTTTACCGATTCCAGCACTGCAACCGATCGCACCGGATGTTTACATGGCGGTAGGTAGCCAAATTTGGGGAACGCGAAACAATTTCGGTTTTAACAACAATATGACGGCGGTGGTTTTTCAGGACGGTGTGTTTGTCTATAACGCAGGGCCGAACGAGCCGGTCGCCTACGCATTTCATATGCAACTTAAAGCCATTACCGATAAGCCGGTGAAATGGGTCGCGATTGAGAACCACCAAGGCCATGCCAACATGGGCGCAAGCTACTGGCATGACATAGGCGTAAAAAACATCTATTCTCAGCAGCAAGCGACCGCAGAGTTCCATGAAAATTTCCCAGCGCAAAAAAAGCGCTATATGGCGGCGTCTGGAAATGTCATCAACCAACATTCACAAGACGTCACGGCGGCTTACACGACCTTTGCTGAGCGTTTAAGCATTGATGTCGGCAATGGCGAAACGGTAGAGTTAATCAACTACGGCGGCGGCCATACGCCGACCATGACCGGCGCGATCGTGCCGTCCAAAAAACTCGTCTTCACCGGCGACTTAGGCTTTAATCAACGTGTGCCAGGGCTGTTTAAAGGCGGTTCCTACCGAGAATGGATTCGCTCTTTCGACAAAATGGAGCAGACCGTAGCCGGCTATTTCCCGCTGACAGAAGCAATCGTGATACCCGGCCACGGCACTGCGGCCGATATGGCCACTATTCGTCGTCAAACCGTCGGCTATTTTGAAGACATGGCGGGCAAGATACAAAAAGTCATCGCCGAAGGCGGCGATTTAAACGCCGCCAAAACGATCGACCAGAGCGCCCATAAAGACCGACCCGTATTTTCGCAACTCGCCGAACCCAATGCCGAATTTATCTATCAAGAACTCATTCAGCAAACCGCACACTAA